In Bacteriovorax stolpii, a single genomic region encodes these proteins:
- a CDS encoding glycoside hydrolase family 25 protein codes for MKHVYLALFIALNIFSTNSHAFGAKRPSVPSSGSGSSGGSSGGGTTTPTTPSTGAAFSSPWNQSGTSIIIDAYEGNSIDWDKMSKDTKVAAVIHRSGMGLKIDSQYKARKKIALERGYLWGAYHLGTRGNTIAQADFFLSLVQDEPNTLMVLDLEDTGASNFMSVDEAVVFMNYVYEKTGRVPVVYANHATTTLLNSKVKNQPLFQRSKLWYARFKSSVTDFPTGIWSNYFMWQFSSEINCTSTGSCLYNVPGTKYDMDVNVYYGSPTDLALQWNND; via the coding sequence ATGAAGCATGTCTATCTCGCATTGTTTATTGCCTTAAATATTTTTTCAACAAACTCTCATGCGTTCGGAGCCAAGAGACCAAGTGTTCCTAGCTCTGGCTCGGGAAGTTCTGGCGGCTCATCTGGAGGAGGAACAACAACTCCTACGACACCTTCAACTGGTGCAGCTTTTAGTTCACCTTGGAATCAAAGTGGAACATCAATCATCATCGATGCCTATGAAGGAAATTCAATTGACTGGGACAAGATGAGCAAAGATACAAAAGTCGCAGCTGTTATTCATCGCTCTGGTATGGGATTAAAAATCGACTCTCAATATAAGGCCCGCAAAAAAATAGCTCTGGAGCGCGGATACCTCTGGGGGGCTTACCACCTGGGAACAAGAGGAAACACAATTGCTCAAGCTGACTTTTTTCTTTCATTAGTACAAGACGAACCAAACACGCTAATGGTTCTGGATCTGGAAGATACGGGCGCAAGCAACTTTATGAGTGTTGATGAAGCTGTTGTCTTTATGAACTACGTTTATGAAAAAACAGGACGAGTGCCAGTTGTTTACGCTAACCACGCAACAACGACTCTTTTAAACTCTAAAGTAAAAAATCAACCTCTGTTTCAACGATCAAAACTTTGGTACGCACGTTTTAAATCAAGTGTGACGGACTTCCCTACAGGAATCTGGTCAAACTACTTTATGTGGCAATTCTCTAGCGAGATCAACTGTACATCGACTGGATCATGTTTATACAATGTTCCAGGAACGAAGTATGATATGGATGTGAATGTTTATTATGGATCGCCGACAGATCTGGCGCTTCAGTGGAACAATGATTAA
- a CDS encoding outer membrane beta-barrel protein, whose amino-acid sequence MKRLGLLAVLAIISTNAFAEGQVFYRYGLSNLNTSRGGQTFTDTGGANGKNDDKSGHGLGAGLDIKLMNCPLFESNSLLGEIFVDYNRFSNKKVANAIDVVVSSDSSKKEVSVSELAVVVAPKYRFDGLGKFRPWIIPAGLAFMVNSPPSNTTNYLDIGYHAGVGAEYMIVKELSLGLDYRYTMGSGDPQLKVKYSSFGANLGINF is encoded by the coding sequence ATGAAAAGATTAGGTCTATTGGCCGTGTTAGCTATTATCAGTACAAATGCTTTTGCAGAAGGTCAGGTGTTTTACCGTTACGGACTTTCTAACCTCAATACAAGCCGAGGAGGGCAAACATTTACTGATACAGGCGGGGCCAATGGAAAAAATGATGATAAGAGCGGTCATGGACTAGGGGCCGGTCTGGATATTAAGTTAATGAACTGTCCACTTTTTGAATCTAACTCACTTCTAGGAGAAATTTTTGTTGATTACAATAGATTCTCAAATAAGAAAGTTGCCAATGCCATCGACGTGGTCGTTTCAAGCGATTCAAGTAAAAAAGAAGTCAGCGTTTCAGAGCTCGCTGTCGTCGTTGCTCCAAAATACAGATTTGATGGATTGGGAAAATTCAGACCGTGGATTATTCCAGCAGGACTTGCATTCATGGTCAATTCACCACCTTCAAACACAACCAACTATCTTGATATCGGATATCATGCAGGAGTGGGAGCGGAGTATATGATCGTGAAAGAACTTTCATTAGGTCTTGATTACCGCTACACAATGGGTTCTGGCGACCCACAATTAAAGGTGAAGTACTCAAGTTTCGGAGCAAATTTAGGAATTAACTTCTAG
- a CDS encoding PepSY domain-containing protein: MKFLISSLLMIASVSAFAGPDCTKEPKTKWQDEKKFQEKLVADGYKIKVFKVTKGNCYEIYGWNKEGKKVEIYFSPVDGSKVKEEIN; the protein is encoded by the coding sequence ATGAAATTTTTAATCTCTTCACTTCTTATGATCGCATCTGTTTCTGCTTTTGCTGGACCTGATTGTACAAAAGAGCCAAAAACAAAATGGCAGGACGAAAAGAAATTCCAGGAAAAATTAGTAGCTGATGGTTACAAAATTAAAGTCTTCAAAGTCACAAAAGGAAACTGTTACGAAATTTACGGATGGAACAAAGAAGGCAAAAAAGTAGAAATCTACTTCAGCCCAGTCGATGGTTCTAAAGTAAAAGAAGAAATCAACTAA
- a CDS encoding DNA helicase: MKLSAPIHVLKAQAAELKKEKGITNTEALDLVAKREGFNSWSLLQSKKDEMFPKSYDEILDFFNPGDIVLIGARPSKGKTVFTIGLFVQAIKRKLAPNYFFSLSEVHKDIAGRIALYDETIGNINEHLGYIAVDYSDEISADYIIERTKGTIGKKSVIVVDYLQLLDEKRSNPPLEEQVLKLKKFAKEKECVVIFISQLKREVESRVGQRPLLEDVRLPNPLDLKFFNKIIMLHKREELDGVVDVIFYRPKEFEFKVGWGKSLRFYSL, from the coding sequence ATGAAGCTATCTGCACCTATTCACGTCCTTAAGGCTCAAGCTGCCGAGCTAAAAAAAGAAAAAGGGATTACCAACACTGAAGCTCTCGATTTAGTCGCAAAACGCGAAGGTTTCAATTCCTGGTCGCTTCTGCAGTCTAAAAAAGATGAGATGTTTCCTAAGTCCTACGATGAGATTTTGGATTTTTTTAATCCGGGTGACATCGTTCTTATCGGCGCACGCCCCTCAAAAGGTAAAACTGTCTTCACCATTGGTCTCTTTGTTCAGGCCATAAAAAGAAAACTAGCTCCAAATTATTTCTTCAGCTTATCAGAAGTGCATAAAGACATTGCCGGAAGAATCGCCCTATATGATGAAACCATTGGCAACATTAATGAACATTTAGGTTATATCGCTGTCGATTACTCAGATGAGATCAGTGCTGATTATATTATTGAGAGAACGAAAGGAACAATCGGAAAGAAATCGGTGATTGTCGTTGATTATCTACAGCTTCTTGATGAGAAAAGATCGAATCCTCCACTTGAAGAGCAGGTTTTAAAACTGAAGAAATTTGCAAAAGAAAAAGAATGTGTAGTGATTTTTATTTCTCAACTAAAGAGAGAAGTTGAAAGCCGAGTTGGACAGAGACCATTGCTTGAGGATGTGCGTTTGCCGAACCCTTTAGATTTGAAGTTTTTTAATAAAATTATCATGCTTCACAAGAGGGAAGAGCTTGATGGTGTTGTGGATGTGATTTTTTATCGCCCGAAAGAGTTCGAGTTTAAGGTTGGGTGGGGGAAGTCACTTCGGTTTTATTCGTTATAA
- a CDS encoding ATP-binding protein, with amino-acid sequence MVSVLLIAKAWNYKSLKSVQYLFILLLSFSIVSFFTLNIYTTSVLSHKILFSRLRYIGYALMCPASLLFISSITDKWVFLQKRFVSFSLFIPSAITILTSVNLIPEDLLVTNFSFLQIYGLSLLQFNNGPLFFMHYLWSNLLIISACILLFTKAFQTTTYFRDYLILSLGMVCGYLIDLYGVAFNPPFRFTMISAGTFLISECAIFYVLQKNHFFGLIKKDHDLQDKFHFQNKLLSLVGHDLTGNIHQLARLSNTLKKDGQENQELIKVINDTSLSSAELISNMMRWVKSQEDNDFKTHHESIDIQELLLRLVDSLATVYPGLKQKVSWQLSATPLYIQTDREMLTSILRNLLTNAHKALFAEKSESFIHIKVTQDLKKTIFEVSDNGVGLGPVELENLFQTNRIKSSGQGYGIGLYLVKMMIDIQRGSIEIKSQQNQGTQVYFSLPS; translated from the coding sequence ATTGTTTCTGTGCTTTTAATTGCAAAGGCATGGAACTATAAAAGTTTAAAATCCGTTCAGTATCTTTTTATTCTTTTACTTTCATTTTCTATTGTCTCATTTTTTACTTTGAATATTTACACAACTTCAGTTCTCTCTCATAAAATACTCTTTTCAAGGCTTCGCTATATTGGATATGCACTGATGTGCCCGGCCAGTCTTCTTTTTATCTCTTCGATAACTGATAAATGGGTCTTCTTGCAAAAAAGATTCGTGAGCTTTTCTCTTTTTATTCCTTCTGCGATAACAATTTTAACGAGTGTGAATCTCATCCCCGAAGATTTGTTAGTCACAAATTTTTCTTTTCTTCAAATCTATGGTCTTTCCCTTCTTCAATTTAATAATGGTCCTCTCTTTTTCATGCACTACTTATGGAGCAACCTGCTTATTATCTCCGCCTGCATTCTTCTTTTTACAAAGGCCTTTCAAACAACTACATATTTTAGAGATTACCTTATTTTGTCTTTGGGAATGGTTTGCGGTTATTTAATCGATCTCTACGGTGTGGCGTTTAATCCTCCTTTCCGTTTTACGATGATTTCGGCCGGGACATTTCTTATTTCTGAATGTGCTATATTTTATGTTTTACAAAAAAACCATTTTTTCGGTCTGATTAAAAAAGACCATGACCTTCAAGACAAATTCCATTTCCAAAATAAACTGCTTTCTTTAGTTGGACATGACCTTACTGGAAACATTCACCAACTGGCACGCCTTTCAAATACATTGAAAAAGGATGGTCAGGAGAATCAAGAACTGATCAAAGTGATCAATGACACTTCATTATCATCGGCAGAGCTGATTAGTAATATGATGAGATGGGTGAAGTCTCAGGAAGATAACGACTTTAAAACTCATCATGAGTCTATAGACATTCAAGAATTGCTCTTGCGTCTGGTGGACTCTCTTGCAACTGTTTATCCCGGGTTAAAACAAAAAGTAAGCTGGCAATTAAGTGCCACTCCTCTCTACATTCAAACAGACAGGGAGATGTTGACGTCTATCCTGCGCAACCTTTTGACTAACGCTCATAAGGCACTATTCGCAGAGAAAAGTGAGTCATTCATTCATATCAAAGTAACTCAAGATCTGAAAAAAACCATTTTTGAAGTAAGTGATAATGGTGTCGGGCTAGGTCCGGTTGAACTGGAAAATTTATTTCAGACAAATAGAATCAAAAGCTCCGGTCAAGGCTATGGAATAGGTCTATATCTTGTGAAGATGATGATCGATATTCAGCGTGGATCTATTGAGATTAAGTCTCAACAAAATCAAGGGACTCAGGTTTACTTCTCTCTTCCTTCGTAA
- a CDS encoding ATP-binding protein, with protein sequence MNTQSTPDFRLLFESSPGLFLVFLPDAPRYTIVAASDAYTKQSKVKREEIVGKGVFDVFPENPDEMAAQGRKLLVESFKKVMKSNRPDKMDILRYDIKNDTDKFETHFWLVMNSPVLDMEGKILYIINQVEDVTNLVVEKQGAEMALKESEKLFKLLVENLPIGVWLIDKQGHIFSENPAAIKIWGGDKKIPIQNYNELQGWVYETGKKIESHEWASVRALEKGEICLNEVLRIKKFDGTYGVILNSAAPIKDERGQIIGALVQNQDIAEQKKYESEQKFQLNVSRILAESLELDTNKLGKLLIPNFADCCVFYTTNLEEDVHLEFVAHKDSDKAIVLEEFIRRYPRNSKYFQSIKEVLFEGKPIVVSYLTNEEFVEAFPDSKDRSLYSALAIKSFISVPVVARGKSMGAVTLCFNDSGRRFDVNALPFCEEFANALALALDKARLYKEAREAIGIREDVLAMVSHDLQNPLSVIMMSLKAIQKIDLHDEKSKEKMNKATIRIKRSSELMQGLIARILDFAKIQAGTFSIDFKDHDPKMILEEFIESARLLAEEKCIKIINDIDDDLPHVLCDKDRFLQVLSNLIGNAIKFTQKGGKIIVHARRLDHQILFSIEDTGSGMSEDQLPHIFDRFWQVEHSSKHGVGLGLAIAKGIVEAHNGKIWVDSEKGVGTNFHFLLPIGAMKSDFMHSFH encoded by the coding sequence ATGAATACGCAAAGCACACCTGACTTTCGTCTACTGTTTGAATCTAGTCCTGGATTATTTCTGGTATTTCTTCCCGATGCTCCTCGCTATACGATTGTTGCTGCTAGTGATGCCTACACGAAACAAAGCAAAGTCAAAAGAGAAGAGATTGTTGGAAAAGGGGTCTTTGACGTATTTCCAGAAAACCCCGATGAAATGGCAGCTCAAGGGAGAAAATTATTGGTAGAGTCTTTTAAGAAAGTCATGAAAAGCAATAGGCCGGATAAAATGGATATTCTTCGTTACGATATAAAAAATGACACTGATAAATTTGAAACACATTTCTGGCTGGTGATGAATTCACCCGTATTGGATATGGAAGGCAAGATTCTTTATATTATCAATCAAGTGGAAGACGTAACCAATCTCGTCGTAGAAAAACAGGGGGCTGAAATGGCCCTTAAAGAAAGCGAGAAACTTTTTAAATTACTAGTTGAAAATTTACCAATAGGTGTCTGGTTAATTGATAAACAAGGACATATTTTTTCTGAAAATCCGGCAGCGATTAAAATATGGGGTGGAGATAAGAAGATACCAATTCAAAATTATAATGAATTACAGGGCTGGGTTTATGAAACGGGGAAAAAAATTGAATCTCATGAGTGGGCCTCTGTTCGCGCTCTGGAAAAAGGAGAGATTTGTCTTAACGAAGTTTTAAGAATTAAAAAATTTGACGGTACTTATGGAGTCATTTTAAATTCAGCTGCACCTATAAAGGATGAGCGCGGGCAGATAATAGGAGCTCTCGTCCAAAATCAGGACATCGCTGAACAAAAGAAATATGAATCAGAACAAAAGTTTCAACTCAACGTCAGTCGAATCCTGGCAGAGTCATTAGAGCTCGACACTAATAAATTGGGAAAGCTTCTTATTCCAAACTTTGCAGATTGTTGTGTTTTTTATACCACTAATCTGGAGGAGGATGTTCATCTGGAGTTTGTAGCCCATAAAGATTCAGACAAAGCGATTGTCCTTGAGGAATTCATCAGGCGTTACCCGAGAAACTCAAAGTATTTTCAATCTATTAAAGAAGTACTATTTGAGGGAAAACCTATAGTGGTTTCTTACTTAACGAATGAGGAGTTTGTTGAAGCTTTTCCCGACAGTAAAGACCGTTCTCTCTATTCAGCACTGGCGATTAAATCTTTTATTTCTGTTCCGGTTGTGGCCAGAGGCAAATCAATGGGGGCGGTCACTCTCTGTTTTAATGATTCAGGAAGACGCTTTGATGTCAACGCACTTCCTTTTTGTGAAGAGTTTGCCAATGCCCTGGCGCTTGCCCTTGATAAGGCCCGCTTATATAAAGAAGCACGCGAGGCTATTGGAATTCGAGAGGATGTCTTGGCCATGGTATCGCATGATTTGCAAAATCCTCTTTCTGTGATCATGATGAGTCTAAAGGCGATTCAAAAAATTGATCTCCATGACGAGAAGTCGAAAGAAAAAATGAATAAAGCCACAATTCGTATAAAGCGTTCAAGTGAATTAATGCAGGGACTGATTGCCCGGATTTTAGATTTTGCCAAAATCCAGGCCGGAACTTTTTCTATTGATTTTAAGGATCATGACCCTAAGATGATTTTGGAAGAGTTTATTGAATCAGCAAGACTTCTGGCCGAAGAAAAATGTATTAAAATCATTAATGACATAGACGATGATCTTCCTCATGTTTTATGTGATAAAGATCGCTTTCTACAGGTTTTGTCTAATCTTATTGGGAATGCAATTAAGTTTACTCAAAAGGGGGGCAAAATTATTGTTCATGCACGCCGACTCGATCATCAGATTCTTTTCAGTATAGAAGACACAGGATCAGGAATGAGTGAAGATCAACTCCCCCATATCTTCGATCGCTTCTGGCAAGTAGAGCATTCATCAAAACATGGGGTAGGTCTTGGGCTTGCTATCGCGAAGGGAATTGTAGAGGCCCACAATGGAAAAATCTGGGTCGATAGTGAGAAGGGAGTTGGAACGAATTTTCATTTCCTCCTTCCCATCGGGGCAATGAAAAGCGATTTTATGCACTCATTTCACTAA
- a CDS encoding B12-binding domain-containing radical SAM protein has protein sequence MDVVLFSDISPHQIWIRTIGVYRLASICRKAGLSTKVLYGLTDYPPEIQRKILERYVNKDTKLVALSTTFMVARARYSGTSSLRNKYAQELLDLIKEKKEQFPHIPFVAGGGNSNDEIFSFFDHVALGYGDQLITKFATDIHSLKKFRRVVDGRNIYISDNTFNNDYSTEYHETDVIHRNETMTIEVSRGCKFKCKFCSFPLNGRKANEYIKPGAILKKEFIDNYERFGIQNYILADDTFNEDAEKLEYFLGIVENLPFKIQYTGYFRLDLLDKQRAYWKRLLDSGLRGAFFGIETLNDKSAQVIGKGFGRENTLKTLYDLREIWGDEVNTAAGFIVGLPYDTKEEFQKWADIVRAPGFPVHCKSFEPLSINKKSDISPWQSEFQMDSEKWGYKLFEKREGKYYWESPDWNYAEAAVVAEKTVQEIAEHGGQNFGSFKVQMLMGLGLSYKEAFSLIPGDKASIERINEVVSSRIKANLDRELALLERPAQVKS, from the coding sequence ATGGACGTCGTACTTTTCTCTGATATTTCACCACATCAAATCTGGATTCGTACCATTGGAGTGTATCGTCTTGCTTCTATTTGTAGAAAGGCAGGTCTTTCGACAAAAGTCCTTTATGGATTAACCGATTACCCTCCAGAGATTCAACGAAAAATTTTAGAGCGCTATGTAAATAAAGATACGAAGCTTGTCGCACTTTCTACAACATTTATGGTGGCTCGAGCGCGTTATTCAGGAACAAGCTCCCTTCGAAACAAATATGCTCAGGAACTTTTAGATCTTATCAAAGAAAAAAAAGAGCAATTCCCTCACATCCCTTTCGTAGCAGGAGGAGGAAATAGCAACGATGAAATTTTTAGTTTCTTTGATCATGTTGCTCTTGGTTACGGCGATCAACTCATTACAAAATTTGCGACAGATATCCATTCCCTAAAGAAATTTAGACGTGTTGTAGACGGACGCAATATTTATATTTCAGACAATACTTTTAATAATGATTACTCTACTGAGTATCATGAGACAGATGTCATTCATCGCAACGAAACTATGACTATTGAAGTCTCGAGAGGTTGTAAGTTTAAATGTAAATTCTGCTCTTTTCCTTTGAATGGGAGAAAAGCGAATGAATATATAAAGCCAGGAGCTATTCTTAAAAAAGAATTTATCGATAACTATGAGCGTTTTGGAATTCAAAATTATATTCTGGCCGATGACACTTTTAATGAAGACGCAGAAAAACTGGAATACTTTTTAGGCATTGTAGAAAATCTTCCTTTTAAAATTCAATATACAGGTTATTTCAGATTGGACTTACTCGATAAGCAACGCGCTTATTGGAAAAGACTTTTAGATAGTGGCCTAAGAGGTGCTTTTTTTGGGATCGAAACATTAAATGATAAATCCGCCCAAGTGATTGGCAAGGGATTTGGAAGAGAGAACACTCTTAAAACGCTCTACGATCTTAGAGAGATTTGGGGAGATGAAGTTAATACTGCGGCTGGTTTTATTGTTGGCCTTCCTTACGATACCAAAGAAGAATTTCAAAAATGGGCCGATATAGTAAGGGCGCCAGGTTTTCCTGTTCACTGTAAAAGTTTTGAACCTCTAAGCATTAATAAAAAAAGTGACATCTCTCCATGGCAATCTGAGTTTCAAATGGATTCAGAAAAATGGGGTTACAAACTTTTTGAAAAAAGAGAGGGGAAGTATTACTGGGAGAGCCCGGATTGGAATTACGCAGAAGCAGCGGTGGTTGCAGAAAAAACAGTTCAAGAAATCGCAGAACACGGTGGACAGAATTTCGGCTCATTCAAAGTGCAAATGCTTATGGGGCTAGGGCTTTCCTATAAAGAAGCTTTTTCATTAATCCCTGGAGATAAGGCCTCAATCGAACGCATCAACGAAGTTGTCTCAAGTAGAATAAAAGCAAACCTTGATAGAGAACTCGCCTTACTTGAACGTCCTGCTCAGGTAAAATCTTAA
- a CDS encoding response regulator transcription factor, whose amino-acid sequence MDNIQTLLNELKRLSKECRLHSRGPRPELALMRVANSLESLVVSLNDSPSADSPLTAREKEVLFHVSQGYTNREIASAFNLSEKTIEFHLKSIFTKTESSTRTEAVRNAINNKWLILS is encoded by the coding sequence GTGGACAATATCCAAACACTTTTAAATGAATTAAAGAGGCTCTCAAAAGAGTGCAGATTGCACTCTAGGGGCCCGCGCCCTGAATTGGCCCTTATGAGAGTGGCCAATTCTCTTGAATCGCTGGTGGTTTCTCTCAATGATTCTCCCTCTGCAGATAGCCCTCTGACAGCGAGAGAAAAAGAGGTTCTTTTTCACGTTTCTCAGGGCTACACCAACAGAGAGATCGCCTCAGCCTTTAACCTCTCAGAAAAGACTATCGAGTTTCATTTGAAATCGATCTTCACAAAAACCGAGTCTTCAACCAGGACCGAAGCTGTTAGAAATGCCATTAATAACAAGTGGTTAATCTTATCCTAG
- a CDS encoding response regulator transcription factor, which yields MVETLKKILICDDHPIVHTGIKYALKEIFPNVGFDISCTTSGSESLSKLEANQPDIFFLDLSLPDMTGFDVLKYLEKKDHHFKIIILTGENSLPTFLQLTKFNISAILLKSYSNDSFKKAFAHIEAHEPFIYLDEALELDLKAEAGKRQLSSKEFEVLCLVVKGYSNKKIAHVLECSPETVKSHLASIARKTNIDNRDDLISWFYEGREK from the coding sequence ATGGTTGAGACGTTGAAGAAAATCCTGATCTGTGATGATCACCCTATCGTCCATACTGGAATTAAATACGCACTAAAAGAGATCTTCCCTAATGTGGGGTTTGATATCTCGTGCACGACCTCAGGCTCTGAGTCCTTATCAAAACTAGAAGCAAATCAACCTGATATTTTCTTTTTGGATTTAAGTCTTCCAGATATGACAGGATTTGATGTTTTAAAATACTTAGAAAAAAAGGATCACCATTTTAAAATTATTATTCTCACTGGAGAAAATAGTCTCCCGACCTTTTTACAACTTACAAAATTTAATATCTCGGCCATCCTCTTGAAGTCTTACAGTAATGACTCTTTTAAAAAGGCCTTTGCTCATATTGAGGCCCATGAACCTTTTATCTATTTAGATGAAGCACTAGAGCTGGATTTAAAGGCCGAAGCAGGAAAAAGGCAATTATCTTCAAAAGAATTTGAAGTCCTATGCCTGGTCGTTAAAGGTTATAGTAATAAGAAAATTGCCCACGTGTTAGAGTGTTCACCTGAGACTGTGAAATCTCACCTGGCCAGCATTGCGAGAAAAACTAATATTGATAATCGAGATGATCTCATCTCCTGGTTTTACGAAGGAAGAGAGAAGTAA
- a CDS encoding cytochrome b/b6 domain-containing protein, which produces MSSSPKIVWPYYIRLIHWIIALTVILNIFILEEGDPPHRNLGYLALGLVLIRFFLGFINKRKNLFPALPLKWSDIKTHVTSHFNGSPVDYEGHTPLASVVYVLIWICLIGLAISGWMLGLDAFWGDETLEEIHGAISTGLEVLVVIHFIGIALDSYFWKRKTWMAMIKGYK; this is translated from the coding sequence ATGAGTTCTTCTCCAAAGATAGTCTGGCCTTATTACATAAGGCTTATTCACTGGATTATTGCTCTAACAGTAATTCTCAATATCTTTATCCTGGAGGAGGGAGATCCTCCTCACAGGAATTTAGGTTATCTCGCTCTTGGACTGGTTCTTATTAGATTTTTTCTAGGATTCATTAACAAAAGGAAAAATCTCTTTCCCGCTCTTCCTTTAAAGTGGTCTGACATCAAAACTCATGTAACATCACACTTCAATGGCTCGCCCGTTGATTACGAAGGCCACACCCCGTTGGCCTCAGTTGTTTATGTTTTAATTTGGATTTGCCTGATTGGACTCGCTATCAGCGGTTGGATGTTGGGGCTTGATGCCTTCTGGGGTGATGAAACTCTGGAAGAGATTCACGGTGCAATTTCTACAGGTCTTGAAGTCCTGGTGGTTATTCATTTCATCGGCATTGCGCTTGATTCCTATTTCTGGAAACGCAAAACCTGGATGGCGATGATTAAAGGTTATAAATAG
- a CDS encoding ATPase, T2SS/T4P/T4SS family, with the protein MATKAKKDPSAEMKSLLGPLWSAFSLKNVWELVVDAYNEVYYIDNGKMIVLDKVFKKSTELDQVVTRLLAFHQKKKKSEELSYFFNLDQYTKVAIVLPPLAIKGPSIVITKLPIQDLTFDDLIRFKALDSEGKNVIEKMLASNKGFIVAGNMGSGKTTMLNLLVNGIPQPNRVVTLERIPDLLIKRPHVCRIQSQTQKASEMIDLIGVAERMRADYLVLSDCVGPELMPFMEMVRSNCIGVMLTTGESVLDTIKRIETKAVVSSDGMNLEEVRYAIAQAFKYLLFQEKTAEGVRQVSSISELVYESGELKLKAIYKR; encoded by the coding sequence ATGGCAACCAAAGCTAAAAAAGACCCATCAGCTGAAATGAAATCACTACTTGGCCCTTTATGGAGTGCTTTTAGCTTAAAGAATGTATGGGAGCTGGTCGTTGATGCTTATAACGAAGTTTATTATATCGATAATGGAAAGATGATAGTGCTTGATAAGGTTTTTAAAAAGAGCACTGAACTGGATCAAGTTGTGACGAGACTCCTGGCCTTTCATCAAAAGAAAAAGAAGTCTGAAGAGCTCTCTTACTTTTTTAACCTGGATCAATACACTAAAGTCGCGATCGTTCTTCCGCCACTCGCGATTAAAGGACCAAGTATTGTTATTACTAAACTTCCGATTCAAGACCTGACGTTTGATGATCTCATTAGATTTAAAGCTCTTGATTCCGAAGGAAAAAATGTGATTGAAAAGATGCTTGCTTCCAACAAAGGATTCATTGTCGCAGGAAATATGGGATCGGGAAAAACGACGATGCTCAATTTGTTGGTAAATGGAATCCCACAGCCAAATAGAGTTGTGACTTTAGAAAGAATTCCCGACTTACTTATTAAGAGGCCTCATGTCTGCCGCATCCAATCCCAGACTCAGAAAGCTAGTGAGATGATTGATCTCATCGGCGTTGCCGAAAGAATGCGCGCTGACTACCTGGTGCTCTCTGATTGTGTAGGGCCTGAGTTGATGCCATTCATGGAAATGGTAAGAAGCAATTGCATAGGTGTTATGCTGACAACAGGTGAGAGTGTCCTTGATACAATCAAACGAATTGAAACAAAAGCGGTGGTTTCGTCAGATGGAATGAATCTGGAGGAAGTCCGATATGCGATTGCCCAGGCTTTTAAATATCTTCTATTCCAAGAAAAGACGGCTGAAGGAGTGAGGCAGGTTTCATCAATTAGTGAATTGGTTTATGAATCAGGTGAATTAAAATTAAAAGCGATTTACAAGCGATAG